The DNA sequence TCATAGCAATTGTGAAAGTCCTAATTTCCCGATATCCAagccactataaataagacccaTTCTCCCCCACATTTCAACACCACACTCTCCCCTATCGCCATGGACACCAAATCAAGCTCCGTCGACACATGCACGCCGGGCGGGCCCCACCACGGCCCCACCACCGACCCCTCGGCCACCCTCGGCCGCCACATCGCCCGCCGCCTCGTCCAGGTGGGCGTGGAGGACGTCTTCTCCGTCCCCGGCGACTTCAACCTCACCCTCCTCGACCACCTCATCGCCGAGCCCGGCCTCACCAACGTCGGCTGCTGCAACGAGCTCAACGCCGGCTACGCGGCCGACGGATACGCCCGCGCGCGCGGCGTCGGCGCATGCGTCGTCACGTTCACGGTGGGCGGCCTCAGCGTGATCAACGCCATCGCCGGCGCATACAGCGAGAATCTCCCCGTGATCTGCATCGTCGGTGGCCCCAACACCAATGACTACGGCACCAACCGCATCCTCCACCACACCATCGGATTGCCCGATTTCAGCCAAGAGCTTAAGTGTTTCAAAACAGTCACGTGTTATCAGGTACTACTAATATTGCAGGGCATGCCacgattaaattttaatactccactTGATTATGTTATGTTTTAGGCAGTTGTGAGTCACTTGGATGATGCACATGAACAAATTGATAAAGCCATCTCGACGGCACTGATGGAGAGTAAACCGGTCTACATTAGCATCAGCTGCAATTTGCCTGGTTTGCCTCATCCTACATTTGCAATAGATCCtatccctttctctctctctccaaggtATACATATTCATAACTCACCCATCCACTAAATTTTTCCACCCAagtttcattacatttcttaaaatccgtgttgGGTCAACTTAGCACACTTAGTTCGATACCTacaccaattggttttaggatgaaacccatggatttttaaaaaaaatactccccccgtctttgaaaatttgtcacttatttctatttccgtccgtctctaaaaatttgtcatctttcacttttaccatttttggtagtggaccacatattccactaactcattctcactcacattttattataaaactaatataatataaaagtaggaccaaCATGCCACTTACTTTTtaactcattttctattacatttcttaaaacatgtgccggGTCAGTAATAAATTGGGAGTAACTTATGATTTCCAGCTCCATAtgactaattttggtggacgaaCGAAAAGGGAATGAAAGGACTATACATAgtagacggatggagtaatgtTCATGTTATTCAACCAAATGATGTCGTCTTGTTAATACCCTCCCGGTTTCACAATAGATGTTTCATATTGTTGTGagttttaaataattgtttaattttgcaaAGAAAAGACAGTGTAAAAAgttagaaaatttgaaatagaaaTTTATTGGATATTGTCCAAATAAGAAATAGGAGTAtgagaaagtgaataaaagACAACATCGTTCAATTCACAAACGCAATATCCAcgtatataattttcaattgtcATATCAGATTCAACTTCACTTTAAAATAGTCATGAGATAGTTGCGAACAAATCTGAACTTCATAATTTCTCGGAATGATTTCAAAAGTACAGATTAAGCAACAAGGTAGGGCTAGAGGCGGCGGTGAACGCGGCAGCGGAATTCCTAAACAAGGCGGGCAAAACGGTGATGATAGGGGGGCCGAAGCTCCGGCTATCCAAGGCAGAGTCCGCGTTCGTGGAGCTCGCGGACGCATCCGGCTACCCAGTCGCAGCGATGCCCTCGGCCAAGGGGCAGGTCCCGGAGCACCACCCCCGCTTCATCGGGACGTACTGGGGCTCGGTGGGCACGCACTTCTGCGGCGAGATAGTGGAGTCCGCCGACGCCTACATCTTCGTCGGCCCCATCTTCAACGACTACAGCTCCGTCGGCTACTCCCTCCTCCTCAAGAAGGAGAAGGCCATCATCGTGCAGCCCGACCGCGTCGTCGTCGGCAACGGCCCCGCCTTCGGCTGCGTGCTCATGAGAGACTTTTTGAGAGAATTAGCTAAAAAGGTCACTAAAAACACCACTGCATTCGACAACTATAAGAGGATTTTCGTGCCGGATGGGCAGCCTGTGAAGAGCGAGCCCGCGGAGGCGCTGAGGGTGAATGTGCTGTTCCAGCACGTGCAGAAGCTGCTCACCGGCGAGACCGCCGTCATAGCCGAGACCGGAGACTCGTGGTTCAACTGCCAGAAGCTCAAGCTGCCGGAAGGATGCGGGTAATTAACGATCTTCGTTTTAAttgtacatttatttttatttttatttatataattggaGGGGGGAAAGTTGGTCTTTTAGGTACGAATTCCAGATGCAGTACGGATCGATCGGGTGGGCGGTGGGAGCCACGTTAGGGTATGCGCAGTCGGTCCCCAAGAAGCGCGTGATCTCGTGCATCGGTGACGGGAGTTTTCAGGCAAGGGCGGAGCCACATGAACCTCAAAATTTTGCACAGTATACtaatatttcttcaaatttatacatttatttgaggGATTgtgatcaaaacaagtataCATCTTATTACAGAACGCAGAACTAATCATTTTTGGGCAACACAAAGATTATTGTTAGTTCGTTTTTAggtcatttttcaaaattcgaattttaaaaatattcattattaAACCATTTTACATCATCCTTGCTGATGAACTCAAAATGTTGAATTTTGCATATTTGAGTTCCTACAATTTATTTGcttatgaatatttttgtcccttctaaatttaaatcctGGCTCCGCACCTGTAATTTTAGGTGACGTGTCAGGATGTGTCGACGATGATACGGTGCGGGCAGAAGAGCATAATATTTTTGATCAACAACGGGGGATACACGATCGAGGTGGAGATCCACGACGGGCCGTACAACGTGATCAAGAACTGGAACTACACGGGATTGGTGGAGGCGATGTGGAACGGGGAGGGAAACTGCTGGACTTCGAAGGTGCAGTGTGAGGAGGAGCTGGTGGCGGCGATTGAGACGGCGACGACGGAGAAGAAGGATTGCTTGTGCTTTATTGAAGTAGTCTGCCACAAGGATGATTGCAGCAAAGAGCTGCTAGAGTGGGGGTCAAGGGTCTCTGCTGCTAACAGCCGCCCTCCTAAACCTCAGTAGGATTTCAATTTATCGACCAATAATCCACTCCTCCAATTCAATCTTTAAAAACATTGTTCCACTATGTTTTTGTTGAACATCCGAAAATAAAGCTCTCAAATGGGACAagttattttaatatgaatacTGAACATAAATTTAAGGACAAGTATTTTATAGTGGACTGGAACTTGAAACCCTTAGCCTTAGAAACAAACACATTAACTCACACATACAAGTCACTTTCATTTTAATCCCATGCATGCTATGCAATAAGACtgaaaaatttattctatcttcttttttaaaatatttaatttatttctcttaattttttgtcccttctttctctctcttatttcccattttttctctccttcAATAAAGgggcaaaaataaaattaaaatatcaaaattaatttttaataaaggataaagaataaatatattgaactGCCCTCATGTGTTTGAGGATATTTTCGTCCTTAATAGTTTGAAACAGTAAAAAATAGCTCAAACGATATTACATCGAAGATAATAGACCTCAGaacatattttcaaatattacataccaaaattgatactccctccgtccgcgaataagagtcccagttgagttgagtgcgggttttaagaaaagtttgaatgtaataatttaaatgtgtgatagtggaacgtgagacccatttatattattatttgcaatcaaagtggattaaaattaattgcagcttctaaattaagggaaaagtggggtcattttttatactcccaagataaaatgtctaaccgggactcctaatggcggacggatgaaaatggccaaccgggactcctattcgcggacggagggagtaccttaAAAAGCTCACAGACCAAAAAAATTTCCCTCTTCTTTTAAAACAGAGCATGAAGTACGACATGTTATCGAAATAGTTCCtttaattttgtcttttagagaaaataagaaacacaataaaattcaaaattatggaCAACGACGAGATTTGTGCActtaatttgtttaaataattcCATGATAAAATGTGTCATTTGATATGATAGAGAAGACAATGCTGAGTCCATTTTTGAATCCCCTGCTTAAATTGATCAATTTAAAGTATCTATATAAATGAATTGTAAAGGGAGTAAGAAATTAGGTGATGCATGTCCAACTAACTTgctcaaaacaaaatcatggTAAACAACAACATCGAAACTGTGACAAAATTGTAACAGCTGCTGCAGGTTGACACACGAGAAATGGATCCACCAACTAAGCCTTACCTAACACTAAAtttcaaatgaaattattgttttagttgaaaattgatttcaaGTAAGTACTTAAATCTTTACGTCATTTTTGCCTCATTTGTACTGTACTATATACATTTATTGTAGTGGGCGTTCCTGACGAggtaaaaatgtaaaaaatagcaattaattataacaaaatttttattgacttttatattatttgcGACGATTAGTTGATGGAGAAAGATGGTTGATAGCAGAGTCTAGGAGAGGAGAGAGTCCCCACggattaattaactaaaagctgctttaattaatttggtgcAACATCTCTCTTTTGTTCCTTTAATTTCTCTGGTTGGTGTGCGATTAATTATTAAACGTAACTATAAACCCTCATTAAAAAGGTAAACCATAACTGTTCATCACTAAGTGTACTGTAGAGGctgaaagaaaacaaacatgCAGGAAAAAAGAGTGGATTCTGGAGAAAATAATGCAGTGTTTTGGTTCATTTCTCTGTTGCTAGATTATATGCATTTGGACGTCATATGTTATAAAAGGTGGTAGTTAAAAAAACCTATTTTTTACTACAATAtaattttgccattttggaaTATGCTTTtccaaataattattgaagGATACCAAACAGGCCTTAAGGGGGGGCTTTGAGGATATATAGAGAGGAGAGTGagtgaaaaaatttaaaccgTTCTCATTACAACAGGAAAAGATTCATCATTCATGGCAGGTCGCAGAATCTCCACCATGCTCTCtcgttctctctctctcccctctACTGTTACTTCACTTGGTAACTGACTTCACCTCCattgtgtgtttttattagtATGAAATGTGTTTGATCACAAGTTTGTGTTTTTGGTCGTGATTTAAGTGTTTTAGGACTTTGAAACTGAAGGGTGTGGATATTCTTGATAATCATAGTTTTTGATAActtgataattatgcaaattaaAAGACATTTGTGTATGTGTTAGTTTTAGACAATtgatgtgtttttttataggCAAAAAATATGGATTGAGGAGGGGAATGCAGAGGTTTAGTAGTGCTGCAGTTGTTGAGGAACCAATAGCCCCTTCTGTTCAAGTTAATCACACCAAGCTTTTCATCAATGGCCAATTTGTGGATTCAGCATCTGGTAATCACAACCTCAATCATTGTACTATGCAAGAATTAGATTTAATCAGCAATCCTCTGTTCAGGAAAAACATTCCCCACGTTGGATCCCCGGACTGGAGAAGTCATTGCCCATGTTGCTGAGGGCGATAAGGAAGATGTTAACCGTGCAGTCTCAGCTGCTCGTAAGGCCTTTGACGAAGGGCCATGGCCTAAAATGAGTGCTTATGTAAGGTTATATGCATTTGTACTTCCCTACATTTGTTAAATAactgagtgtgtgtgtgtgtttatatGTGTGGTGATATAGGAAAGGTCGCGCATAATGCTGCGTTTTGCTGATTTAGTCGAGAAAAACATAGAAGAGCTAGCTCAGCTTGAGACATGGGACAATGGCAAGCCATATCTGCAAGCTTTGACATCTGAACTTCCAATATTTGTTCGATTATTCCATTACTACGCTGGTAACATATCCTCTGATCAATCTTTGAGTCGCCTATACGCTGTTCAATGAGGCAAAACTCATCTGAGTCGTGCAGGTTGGGCGGATAAAATCCATGGACTGACCGTGCCTGCTGACGGACCTCACCACGTTCAAGTTCTGCACGAGCCAATTGGCGTTGCAGGCCAGATCGTTCCATGGAACTTTCCGCTTCTCATGTTTGCTTGGAAAGTTGGCCCTGCTCTTGCTTGTGGAAACACCATTGTCCTCAAAACTGCAGAGCAGACGCCCTTGACTGCTCTGTATGTTGCCAAATTGTTCCGTGAGGTAGCTTCTTGATTCGTAACATGGTTGAATTTGCTGTTTAACAACTGAGCTAACTTAGGATAAGTACATGTGTTCAAGTCTGCATCCAtatcttgattttgttttcgACTTTTAATTAGGCCGGTCTTCCTGATGGTGTTCTCAATATCGTGTCCGGATATGGTCCAACTGCCGGTGCAGCTCTTGCCAGTCACATGGATGTAGACAAGGTTTTTGTCAATCTGTTATTGCAAACAAACATACTCTTACATTATATGTTGATTCTGTGTTTCAAACTGCTTAAACTTGTTACTATTAGTTAATGAAAACTCTGCTGCTCTTATGCAGATTGCTTTCACCGGATCGACTGAGACAGGCAAGGTCGTGCTTGAGCTAGCTGCGCGGAGCAATCTGAAGCCGGTGACACTCGAATTAGGAGGCAAATCTCCATTCATTGTATGCGAGGATGCTGATATTGATAGCGCCGTTGAGATAGCACACTTTGCTCTCTTCTTTAACCAGGTTACTTTAACTACCTTAATTTGTTGATGATCATCACATAATGTCATAATCAACTTTCATCACTTAAATCTACCATCAAATCTGTAGGGCCAATGCTGCTGTGCTGGTTCGCGCACATTTGTCCACGAGAAGATCTATGACGAGTTCATTGCAAAGGCTAAGGCGCGCGCTCTTAAGCGCACTGTTGGCGACCCCTTCAAGAAAGAGATCGAACAAGGCCCACAGGTAGCTTCCTGTACTAGTACATTGTCACGATCTTCTTAGTCGAAAGTCATGATTGATTTCGACATCTTATCAGATCGACTCAAAGCAGTTCCAGAAGGTTCTTGGTTACATAAAATCCGGCATTGATAGCAATGCTACTCTGGAGTGTGGAGGGGCGCAGTTCGGGTCTAAAGGCTACTTCATTCAGCCAACGGTGTTTTCCAACGTACAGGTGCTGTCTTTACACCGTCcgtattaattttgatatggTATCAAAGCAAGCCCAAGTCAACGTGGATTTAATCAGTCCACATCGACTTAGTAAATGATCATGGCTTTATGCAATACTAATTGAAGTGTGTGTGAATCAGGATGATATGTTGATAGCACGGGACGAGATTTTTGGACCGGTCCAATCCATCTTGAAGTTCAAGTAAGTCTTGCACTAATCTAGTTTGATTGCGAATTTGGAAAAATTGTTACACAAATGATCGATTTTGGGGCGGGTAGGGACATCGATGAGGTGATAAGACGAGCAAACGCGACGCGGTATGGCCTAGCGTCGGGCGTGTTCACATCAAACATTGACACGGCCAACACAGTGTCGAGGGGGTTGAGGGCCGGCACGGTGTGGGTGAACTGCTTCGATGTGTTCGATGCAGGGATACCGTTCGGAGGGTACAAGATGAGCGGCATCGGGCGGGAGAAGGGGATCTACAGCCTTAACAACTACCTGCAAGTGAAAGCTGTGGTTACTGCTTTGAAGAATCCTGCTTGGTTGTAAGAAAATCTTTGCTTCAGAAATGGAAGTGtcaaacatttttcataagGTCCAATAATTGTTAACTTACAACATCACTCTCAAATATGTGAGATTAAATATCTCACCAATTGAACTATAGTCTTTCGTATAGTACTAATAGGTTTGTGATTTATGAAAAACTTAATTGTAATATAAAATACAGAACTAAAATCCAGAggtcatttttaaattaaacaaaagttattttttgtaaGTTTTTAGGTAATTTTAGAAAGATAcctaaaataatctaaaaatgaccttaaatttggattttataaaatgacctaaaaattagtaattaataatgatatcCATGTAAAATGGGTTTTTATTGATCATTACATTGTCAAAAATCCAATCATCAAGATTTGACCTGCATTTTGTATTAAGATTAAATCTTGTTTTGATCAAGATTCAAAACCCTACTATACTAAAAATACCATTAGAAATATATCATTGAATTTGAGCGCAATTTGCCTAATCTTGTCTAATAAAGACAAAATTGTCCCTCAATAATTAGgatttcaattaattcactAATTGCCACTAGTCACAAAATAGGGGGACCTGACAAGAGACTACACAATTTTCATTAACTCAAAAATGGGTGATTTTTGTAGGATGAGGTcgacctaaaaataaatatcagtGTCACAATATGTCTAAATCAAAGCATCTGTAGTGTATGTCTATGCATACAACATCGTATGGGCTACACGTTTCGTTTTCTTCACCACATGAACAAGTTACtatcaatattattagtattggGTTCTTTTGTTAAAGAGAAGTTAGTGTTCGTCAACATATCCCAATCCCACTATACACACCATTGGGACCATTAGATCTtcgaaaatgataaataattgcAAGTACAAAAATACAACTATCAGTCAACGTCATGTTGAAAGATTTTATAGGAGTTAagttttttctctcaattGCATTTTACACTATAATTACCATAGATCTTCGactaaataacaaaaataagagTGACTATGTTAATTATACATAGAGTATATgatagaaaaaatgattgtACCTTTCTTTTCAGTTCTTATTCATCAAAAATCTCGtttatgtcattttataatgttaatctcacatttaatattttatctataatcTTTTCTCGCATATCTAATTCTTATGAAACTTcatcaaatgaaaacatatAGTATGTGCTAATTagttaaatactccatatctATTCTCTCATTTAACAACAAATcgaacttaattattttataattacactaattaaatattcattaaattatatggttaataaagtatatagcaattttttcattgaaaaaattaatttgatcgAGTAAGTAATACGGTGTCGGATATATCTCCTGTCTCTACgtcttataaataaaaaaagctcGAGTTGAGGGCAAACACCCTTTAGAATGCTTATTTTTAACCAATGCTAGCTCAGTTTTAAATGGatgtaatattaaaatgtttatgacattaaattatcaaattaactATGATAGGCAAGTTTTTCGAATAATTATCGATTCGTTTTTCTAAGATctagtataattttgaattggaTCAGATCATGGTGTGTCGGAGCTTCAAGATTCAGAGGTGCATAATGTGATTAtaagattttttcttttaacaaCTATATATTGACATGAAATGATGTTCTTTAGTCGaaacattgatttttttataaaaagtcTTTCGTCTTTTGCTTGGAAATTAGAAATGAATTGCGGTTTTAAAAAATCCTGACTAAGTGATTCTCGGAAATCAGAAGTATGTTAGTAAAGTTCTAGATGATACTATGCTCACAGGTTATTTACTCCCcccgtctcactttaggagtcccggtcacttttgcacacCCATTTTGTAAATAGcataataaataggtaaagtggtgaaatggtaaagtaagagagagaataatatagagaagactcttatctacattattctctctcttactttactatttctccactttaagtatttattatgatttttacaaaatggATGTGTAAAAGTgactgggactcctaaaatgggacggagggagtatgatctACTATCATAAACAAAGCCATATCACACGTCGAATTTGCTTAATTGTAGTAAATTTTTTAccgtatatattaattttttatgaaactatcaaatgaaaatttaaataagaacTAGCTaagattaatattatttggatTCCACTACTACTGTTGTTCGGtcatagtataaattattaataattatcataAGTTGATTTACCATTGAATTATGTGCTAGTTTAACCGAAGACATCCACGCAATATAATCTACGTGGACGAACAAAATTGTGACGAATCCACGCGCTATAAATTGCCATCTTAAccaattgaaataatttggaAATTACGCGTGTGTTATCAGactaaattattgaataatataCCAATCAACTGCTAAAGTAATCAGTATGCACAGGTGGAAATGAAGTACTAGTTCCTTGATATTGAAATTGACATATgaaacaattattattattattattattattattattattattattattattattattattattattattattattaggtATGCAATTACggtataatactactaattaggatcactaatatataaatcaataaaaccaatataaagtttaaatatatacacaaattaatttaatcaaactaaCATAAAGTTGAACTAGACTAAAGTTGGGCAAAAGGTCTACAAATTCATGAACTGGTAAGTCGTAACTCGTAActgttactattttttaatgacAAATTCAATCCTGATTAAGAACTAGCTGTCGTGATAGGAACGGCTATTATATAGTATAGTATAGTATAATAGGGATGTGATAAAGGGAAGTGTTAGGATGTCACCATTTCTTAAAGTAACATTATACCAGTATTTctaatcaattatttatatatgtggacgaataattagctgccatgtggcaataaaaaaatgttcaagaataaaaagaaaaaagtcagcaatattttatacaatattcaacaatttttctcgGACAACAATATCCAACATGCTAGACAGCAAcctatagattgttgtctagcgtattaaatattgttgtgtagcgtttataatattgttgtatatgtggtgtcacagtgtcactttaagaagtgttgtcattttaacacaaacctgtgatcaaatactactaatcATCTTAATGTGCTACTTGCTAACtaaatcaacacattatattaaaaatgtcaacataatgatatgaatgtcaacataaatttgtgttgacattttgtaaatgttaagataattttgtattgaCGTACTCATgttattgtgttgacatttttaatataatatgttgattAGTGAATAAGTAACACATTAagtaaaatgtcaaaataaatttgtgttgacatactCTTGTTACCGTGTTGACGTACTCATgttattgtgttgacatttttaatataatatgttgacTAGTGAATAAGTAACACATTAAGTAAAATGTCAagataaatttgtgttgacatactCTTATTaccgtgttgatatttttaatataatatgttgatttAGTTACCAAGTGGAGTAGCATATTTAGATAGTTAGCACACTAAGCAACCCATAGTTAGCGTACTTATATATATCATGTTACCGTGTTGACGTACTCATgttattgtgttgacatttttaatataatatgttgattAGTGTATAAGTAACACATTAAGTAAAATGTCAagataaatttgtgttgacatactCTTGTTAccgttttgatatttttaatataatatgttgatttAATTAGCCAGTGGAGTAGCATATTTAGATAGTTAGCACGCTAAGCAACCCATAGTTAGCGTACTTATATAtcatagttttataatattgaatCA is a window from the Salvia hispanica cultivar TCC Black 2014 chromosome 1, UniMelb_Shisp_WGS_1.0, whole genome shotgun sequence genome containing:
- the LOC125194034 gene encoding pyruvate decarboxylase 1-like — its product is MDTKSSSVDTCTPGGPHHGPTTDPSATLGRHIARRLVQVGVEDVFSVPGDFNLTLLDHLIAEPGLTNVGCCNELNAGYAADGYARARGVGACVVTFTVGGLSVINAIAGAYSENLPVICIVGGPNTNDYGTNRILHHTIGLPDFSQELKCFKTVTCYQAVVSHLDDAHEQIDKAISTALMESKPVYISISCNLPGLPHPTFAIDPIPFSLSPRLSNKVGLEAAVNAAAEFLNKAGKTVMIGGPKLRLSKAESAFVELADASGYPVAAMPSAKGQVPEHHPRFIGTYWGSVGTHFCGEIVESADAYIFVGPIFNDYSSVGYSLLLKKEKAIIVQPDRVVVGNGPAFGCVLMRDFLRELAKKVTKNTTAFDNYKRIFVPDGQPVKSEPAEALRVNVLFQHVQKLLTGETAVIAETGDSWFNCQKLKLPEGCGYEFQMQYGSIGWAVGATLGYAQSVPKKRVISCIGDGSFQVTCQDVSTMIRCGQKSIIFLINNGGYTIEVEIHDGPYNVIKNWNYTGLVEAMWNGEGNCWTSKVQCEEELVAAIETATTEKKDCLCFIEVVCHKDDCSKELLEWGSRVSAANSRPPKPQ
- the LOC125201933 gene encoding aldehyde dehydrogenase family 2 member B4, mitochondrial-like — translated: MAGRRISTMLSRSLSLPSTVTSLGKKYGLRRGMQRFSSAAVVEEPIAPSVQVNHTKLFINGQFVDSASGKTFPTLDPRTGEVIAHVAEGDKEDVNRAVSAARKAFDEGPWPKMSAYERSRIMLRFADLVEKNIEELAQLETWDNGKPYLQALTSELPIFVRLFHYYAGWADKIHGLTVPADGPHHVQVLHEPIGVAGQIVPWNFPLLMFAWKVGPALACGNTIVLKTAEQTPLTALYVAKLFREAGLPDGVLNIVSGYGPTAGAALASHMDVDKIAFTGSTETGKVVLELAARSNLKPVTLELGGKSPFIVCEDADIDSAVEIAHFALFFNQGQCCCAGSRTFVHEKIYDEFIAKAKARALKRTVGDPFKKEIEQGPQIDSKQFQKVLGYIKSGIDSNATLECGGAQFGSKGYFIQPTVFSNVQDDMLIARDEIFGPVQSILKFKDIDEVIRRANATRYGLASGVFTSNIDTANTVSRGLRAGTVWVNCFDVFDAGIPFGGYKMSGIGREKGIYSLNNYLQVKAVVTALKNPAWL